GCTCACGGCAGATCAGGGCTGCGACGGTGCCCtaggatgggtttgggatggacCCGCGGGATGGGCTCACGGCAGATCGGGGCTGCGGCGATGCCCTGGGATGGGCTCATAGCGGATCGGGGCTGCGGCGATGccctgggatgggtttgggCTGAGCCCCCGGGACGGTCACGGCGGATCGGGGCTGCGGCGATGCCCTGGGATGGGTTGGATGGGGATGGTGGCAGCCGGGAGTGTCCTGGCGGGCGTCCGGCCGGGGGTTGTCCCGCTCTGCTCGGCGCTGGCCTCAGCTGGGATATTGAGGACAAGTGTGGGCACCGCAATTATAAGAGATATAAAAGTGTTAGAAAGCGGCCAGAGGAGGGCAGTGATGTTGGTGcagggccttgaggggaagaggagcggctgagggcacttggtctgtcCAGCTGGAGGAGACTGATCACAGTTACAGCTCCtcagaggggaaggggagaggcagacactgctctgtgacagggacagcacccagggaatggctggagctgtgtcagggagggTCAGGTTGGgtatcagggaaaggttcttccccagaggaagcactgaacaggctccccagggaatgggcacagcactgagcctgTCTGAGTTCAAAAAGCATTTGGACAACTCTTCTGGGCACATaatgtgactcttggggtgtcctgtgcaggaccagcACTTGAACTCGATGATTTATGTGAGTCACTTCCAATTTAgcatgttctgtgattctgttttggttttctgttaAGTCGTGTTTATTCAAAGTCAAAGACTTCTTTCTTGTCTCATGCTCTGGCAGTGAGGAGGTTCAcactgggagggagcacagaTGGGACAGGTGGACCTGAACTGGCCACAGGATATTCCACACAACAAAGTGCCCAGTATTTAAACTGGAGAGAGTGACTGGGAAGGAGCTGATCTGGTTTCAGGAAGGGGATCTGATATCAGTCAGCAACTgcattgtgcatcacttgttttcCCCTTTGTTATTGTTATAATTTACCATTACTactgtattttactttattttcaatCATTAAACTGTTATTTTCTCAACATACAAGTTTTACTTTGATTCTCCTTCCCATTCCATGGTGtgggaggggaagagaaggggagAGTTGAGCAAGTAGCTGCATGGTGCCTAATTTCCAGCTCAGCTTAACCCACAGCAGTTGGCTTAGGGAGTGTGGGTTGGATGAATGGGTGGTGAGGTGGATCAAGGGCTGGCTGggtggcagagctcagagggcATGGTCCACTTGGAGGTCTGCAATCAGTGGCTTCCCCAAAGATCAATACTGGGACCAGTCTTAATCAACTTGTTTATCAACAATCTGGACAGATCAATAGAATGTATCCTCGGCGGGTTTGGTGATGATATGGAACTGGAGAAGTGGCTGATCCACCTGaaggctgtgctgccattcaGCAGGACTTAGAGGCTGGAGAATTGGGCAGAGAGAAACTTAATGGTGCTCGACAAGGGCAGATTcaggtcctgccctggggaggaaCAACCCCAAGTACCAGCAGAGGCAGGGGTGAcctgctggagcatctctgcacAAAGTCCCTGTGGTCCCATGCTCAGTGAGCTGTCCTTGAACCAGCAGGATGTCCTGGGGGTCAGGAGGCTCTGGGGTGCACTGGGaggagcactggcagcaggTCAGGCAGTGACCCTGCCCctctgtgtccagccctgggctcaccAGCGAATGCGAGGAAgtgcctggagcatctccctcgctgaggagaggctgaagggctgctcagcctcgagaggagacacagctgagaggggccctgtccctccctgtctgCAGGAAGGGGAGGGCTCAGCAGTGGCACAAGAGCAACGAGCAggaactgatgcacaggaagtttatctcaacatgaggaagaacatTACTGTGCGGGTGACCTAGATAAGGGGTGGAgtgtccatccctggagatatttttaaaaaaccccaacaaaacaccaaaacacaaAAGGACGGAGTTCTGTTTCGTTTTCTCTGGGATGATCGCTCTGGACCACACCAGGGCTCTTCCAGTCTGACTCCCGGTGTGATTCTGGGACTCGGAGGCGGCGGCGCTTCCGGGCAgcgggcggcggctccggggctGAGCGGCGGCTCCGGGAAGGGACCGGCGGCGGTTCCGGGGCTGAGCGGCGGCTCCGGGAAGGGaccggcggcggctccggggctGAGCGGCGGCTCCGGGAAGGGACCGGGGGCGGCTCCGACCATTGAGCGGAGATTCCAATAAGGGaccggcggcggctccgggacTAAGCGGCGGCTCCGACCATTGAGCGGTGATTCCAATAAGGGaccggcggcggctccgggcaTTGAGCGATGGCTCCGTGGAGGGaccggcggcggctccggggctGAGCGGCGGCAGGTCCGGGCATTGAGCGGAGATTCCAATAAGGGACTGGCGGCGGGTCCGAGGCAGAGCAGCGGCTCCGGGGTTTGAGCGGCGGTTCTGGAAAGGGACCGGCGGCTGTCCCGGGACAGCGGCGGCTCCGGGGTTTGAGCGGCGGCTCCGGAAAGGGACCAGCGGTTCCGGGGCTGAGCGGCGGCTCCGGGCATTGAGCGGCGATTCCAATAACGGACCGGCGGCGGTTCCGGGCATTGAGCAGCGGTCCCGGGGCTCAGCGTTGGCTCCGCTGCCCAGGGCTCCGGGCACTGAGCGGCGGTGCCGGGGCTCATTGACGGTCCCGGGCATTCAGCGGCGGTGCCGGGGCATTGATCGGCTCGGCAGTCCGGGCTCCGAGCATTCAGCGGCGGTGCCGGGGCACCGATCGTTGCGGCAGCCCGGGCTCGGGgccatggaggagcagcagcggcgggcgctgcggcgcggccgggcccggctGGTTGCGGCGCTGCGGGTGGAGCCGCTCTGGGAGCCGCTGGAGCAGCGCGGCCTCTTCACCCGGCCcatgctggaggagctgcaggtgggccgggagcgggacacgggacacggggCGGCCCGGAGAGGGTCCGTGCTCCCTGagagccggggccgggcacggcGGGGCAGCTCCTGCATGCCCTGaacccagggacagccccaaGGGAGGGTGCTGTGTCACTCGAGCCCTGGTGGCAGCACTGAAGGGTGGCCCCCATGTCTCCTCACCCATGTCCCCTTGGGCCCGGAGAGGGAACCCATGTCCCCTGGGCCCTGTGACAGATCTGTGGGGTggcccccaaaccccctcacTCTAGTGCCAGACATGGGAGGGATTGTCTTGTGTCCTCTCAAGTCCAAGGGAGACTCCAGGTGCCCTCACTCTGGCCAGGGAACCCCCCCTGTTTGAGAACCCCCCCACACTTGTCCCttcttgtccccagccccaggcaaTGCCAGGTGTAGAGGTTTTTCTTTGTGTCCCCATCTCAATCTGATGACACCCTTAAGGTGTTTTTGTTACAGGTGCTTGGGGGTGCTACGGGCTTGGGGGTGTTTTTACCCCATCTTGCACACTGGTGACAGCCCAGggatgtctgtctgtccccagggGCCAGGCTTGGGGTGCTCCCTCTCCCCCTTTGCCTCTAGACTCTCTATTGGGCTGGCTGTCCCAGTGGTGACCATTGTTGTTGGAGGAGGGTGGTTGCTGGGGGTCTCtgggttttgctgttgttttcacCATGTCCATGGCCTGGGTGTGGATcccacactgccctgctcagagtGGTTGAAGGGCTGCCCAGGCACTGCATGAACACCCGTTGTgggtttttctcctctgcagagcGCTGGCAGCCGAGGGGAGCAGGCCCGGCAGCTGATCATCGACCTGGAGACTCGAGGGAAGCAGGCTTTCCCTGCCTTCCTGTCCATCCTCAGGGACActgggcagggcagcctggccGAGATGCTGACCCAGGAGTGCCAGTCCCGGCCGGTGCCACCGCAGCTGCCAGACCTGCAGCCCGTGGAGCTGGAGCTGCGGGAGGAAAAACAGCGGAAAAGTCAGTGCTGGGGAGTGGTGTGGGTGTGGTGTTGGGGTGTGGTGTTGAGAGTGTGGTGTGTTTTtggcaaacagcagcactgggggtgACAGCTGGGATCCCTCTTGCTGTGGgcaaaaaataatgattttttttattatcctgGTGGAGGGGACTGTTGGGAggatcccagaatggtttgggttggaagggaccataaagctcatctcattccatccccagccatgggcagggacaccttccactatcccaggttgctccaagccctgtccaacttggacttgaacactgccagggatggggctccACAGCTTCTCAGGGCAGCCTGTATGTCCTTTTCAGCAGTGGAACCTTTTGGGCTTGGACTCATCCTCTGTATTTTTGTCCCATGTCATTACAGATGTGACCCCTCATGAACGTTTGTCTATCCCAGTCCAAGCTGAGAGTGAAAAACCTCGAATACCTCCTGTGCCAACTCGGGGTAAGCCACATTCCACTCCTAGAGCCACAGCATGCCAAAGGCTCATTTGCAGTATAGAGGAAAGGGGAAATTAATTTGTGTTGGGCAAGACATGAACTCAAGCAGTGTGGTGAACTGAATCCTATGTCTGTTTTTTGTTGTAGGTTCAGCTGTTGACAAGAGGAGCCGTGACCAAGTTAGTATTTGAGAAGGCTGAAAATGTTCCCTACTGGGCAAGAGCTCTGTGCCTCATGGGTGActccagaaaatatttctggaggAGCTGGTTCTTACTTTGTCTTACCTGAGCAATTGCTCTGTGGCTGTAACAGGGCTGATGGTCCCAGAGTGGGTCAGTCATTAGCCAGATCCTCCTTAATATTACCACAGCAATAACACAAATTCTTGGCTTCTTTTGGTGAGGTTTGATGGTGATGCCTAGAGGAATTCCCCAGAAATTTCAACTTGCTGTTGAACATGctacagaaaaacagcagctggTATTCCAAAGGTTTTCCCTAGTTTAGTGGGTTGTTTcttgctcctggctgctgatgAGATGTGTGTGGAGAATGGGTGCTCCTACCCATCCCTAGGActggagaaatgaaaaagctgtgaaatgaaCTTTAAGGACTGGCACTGTATCCTGCTGGATTAGCCAGCAAGCACTTGGAATAAGAGGGAGTTTAATTGTGACTTGTCCCTGCCAGGAGTATGAGATGAAAGCAGATCCCTGTGGACACTGCCTGATCCTCAATAATGTCAACTTCTCCAGAGACTCGGGGCTGTCCACCCGAGAGGGCTCTGACCTTGACTGTGAGAAGCTGGAGAGGCGCTTCAAGGCCTTGCACTTCACCGTCCTGACCCAGCGGGATCTGCAGGCTCAGGTGAGGCTGGGTGTGTCCTGCTGACATGAGGGATGGCAGATGAGCCCCTGGAAGTGATGGGAGTGCTTTAGGGGATGTGTCTCGTGCTGGCAGCACACCAAAAACCTCCCACAAAGAGCCACTTGCATCCTCTTGCTTTATTGTTGTGCTGCAGTTGCAGAAGGAGAGAGGACCTTGTATATTTTTATCTCTGCATGAATGTTGAATCCTGGTTGTGATTTGTAGGGATTTGGTGAGGCTGTGTTTTTGGGACAGCTCAGACAGCTGTGTTATGTCTGTCTGTGCCATCCTTGGCTGTTACTGGAAGTGCTGGGGGGAACTTGATCAACTGAAAGTAAAATATGGTTCTCTGCTCACCCACCGGCTCCCAATCAGAAGCAGAGGATTTAATGAGATAAATCATGTGGAAATGTGCTTTGGTTTGTGGTGCTGTGTTGTAAAGAGTGAAGAGAGGTGAGAAATCTGTGTGATTAAAGCAGCCAGTGTTAAATAAGGGCAGAGATGCAGAAATACTCTCTGTCAATGGCTTTTGCCAGCTATACTGGGGGATCATGTTGTCCTGTGGCAGAGATTGACTGGATCCATGGCAGTGCAATTAGAACAGAGCCTGGCAGTAACCTGTGGCTGAGATTTTGTTCTCACTGTGATGTTTTCCACACAGGAAATGGTGttggagctgctgaagctgtCACGGCAGGACCACAGTGCCTTGGACTGCTGCATTGTGGTCATCCTTTCCCACGGCTGCC
This DNA window, taken from Oenanthe melanoleuca isolate GR-GAL-2019-014 chromosome 21, OMel1.0, whole genome shotgun sequence, encodes the following:
- the CASP9 gene encoding caspase-9 — encoded protein: MEEQQRRALRRGRARLVAALRVEPLWEPLEQRGLFTRPMLEELQSAGSRGEQARQLIIDLETRGKQAFPAFLSILRDTGQGSLAEMLTQECQSRPVPPQLPDLQPVELELREEKQRKNVTPHERLSIPVQAESEKPRIPPVPTRGSAVDKRSRDQEYEMKADPCGHCLILNNVNFSRDSGLSTREGSDLDCEKLERRFKALHFTVLTQRDLQAQEMVLELLKLSRQDHSALDCCIVVILSHGCQTSHIQFPGGVYGTDGKPIPIEKIVNYFNGSNCPSLRGKPKLFFIQACGGEQRDQGFVVDCDSPEDEAPGGSLESDATPFRVPSDNGDEPDAIASLPTPSDILVSYSTFPGFVSWREKSSGSWYVEMLDSVLKQYAHSEDLLTMLVRVAHAVSAKGRYKQIPGCFNFLRKKFFFTCD